Proteins encoded by one window of Kitasatospora sp. HUAS MG31:
- the aceA gene encoding isocitrate lyase has product MTTSVRQQQEQQAAALAARWADDPRWAGVERTYSAADVVRLSGTVREEYTLARRGAERLWRQLHERDYIHALGALTGGQAVQMVKAGLQAIYLSGWQVAADANQAGQTYPDQSLYPADSVPRVVRRINNALLRADGIDAVEGKDGPDWLVPIVADAEAGFGGPLNAFELTKGMIAAGAAGIHYEDQLASEKKCGHLGGKVLVPTAQHVRTLNAARLAADIADVPTLIVARTDALAANLLTTDVDERDARFCTGERTAEGFFRVEPGMAPVISRGLAFAPYADLLWVETGTPDLAQAREFAEAVKAEYPDKMLAYNCSPSFNWKAALDDDQIAKFQRELGAMGYRFQFITLAGFHALNHAMFQLARGYAEHGMTAYVDLQEAEFAAAVDGYTAVKHQREVGTGYFDQVSAALNPNAETLALTGSTEAEQFH; this is encoded by the coding sequence ATGACGACGTCGGTTCGGCAGCAGCAGGAGCAGCAGGCGGCGGCGCTCGCCGCCCGGTGGGCGGACGACCCGCGCTGGGCCGGCGTCGAGCGGACCTACAGCGCGGCCGACGTGGTGCGGCTGTCGGGCACGGTGCGCGAGGAGTACACGCTGGCCCGGCGCGGCGCCGAGCGGCTGTGGCGGCAGCTGCACGAGCGGGACTACATCCACGCGCTGGGCGCGCTGACGGGTGGTCAGGCCGTCCAGATGGTGAAGGCCGGCCTGCAGGCGATCTACCTGTCCGGCTGGCAGGTCGCGGCCGACGCCAACCAGGCCGGGCAGACCTACCCGGACCAGAGCCTGTACCCGGCCGACTCGGTTCCCCGGGTGGTGCGCCGGATCAACAACGCGCTGTTGCGGGCGGACGGGATCGACGCGGTGGAGGGCAAGGACGGTCCGGACTGGCTGGTGCCGATCGTGGCCGACGCGGAGGCCGGGTTCGGCGGGCCGCTGAACGCCTTCGAGCTGACCAAGGGCATGATCGCGGCCGGTGCGGCCGGTATCCACTACGAGGACCAGCTGGCCTCGGAGAAGAAGTGCGGCCACCTCGGCGGCAAGGTGCTGGTGCCGACCGCGCAGCACGTCCGTACCCTGAACGCGGCGCGGCTGGCCGCCGACATCGCCGATGTGCCGACCCTCATCGTGGCCCGCACCGACGCGCTGGCCGCGAACCTGCTCACCACCGACGTGGACGAGCGGGACGCCCGGTTCTGCACCGGGGAGCGTACCGCCGAGGGCTTCTTCCGGGTCGAGCCCGGGATGGCGCCGGTGATCTCCCGCGGCCTGGCCTTCGCCCCGTACGCGGACCTGCTGTGGGTGGAGACCGGCACGCCCGACCTGGCCCAGGCCCGCGAGTTCGCCGAGGCGGTCAAGGCCGAGTACCCGGACAAGATGCTGGCCTACAACTGCTCGCCGTCCTTCAACTGGAAGGCCGCGCTGGACGACGACCAGATCGCCAAGTTCCAGCGGGAGTTGGGCGCGATGGGCTACCGCTTCCAGTTCATCACCCTGGCCGGCTTCCATGCGCTGAACCACGCGATGTTCCAGCTGGCCCGCGGCTACGCCGAGCACGGCATGACCGCCTACGTCGACCTGCAGGAGGCGGAGTTCGCCGCCGCTGTGGACGGCTACACGGCGGTGAAGCATCAGCGCGAGGTCGGCACCGGCTACTTCGACCAGGTGTCCGCCGCGCTCAACCCGAACGCCGAGACGCTGGCGCTCACCGGCTCCACCGAGGCCGAGCAGTTCCACTGA